From one Branchiostoma floridae strain S238N-H82 chromosome 3, Bfl_VNyyK, whole genome shotgun sequence genomic stretch:
- the LOC118412567 gene encoding QRFP-like peptide receptor, with translation MATTGKYHFDERFITSVATRFNKSVEQVEKDLLSRFNLTWQPKIENLPASFTVTVCVLYAIIFVMSLIGNSMVIYAVASNRKMRSITNVFLVSLAVSDLLITVVSMPWSVLHALDDHAWNFGDFMCRVPQFVQVVSVTASLMTLTCIAVDRYIAILHPLNSGVRFSILRVSLTLLSVWVVAITFGIPLLVFIDIVTRNKRSPIPNPHNIELFKLIYYEIEWKVCTEAWPNPNDHFVYSMCFLIVLYTMPLVVMTCLYGRVAHYLWVRQPIGDNLAQPRNAVAWEQSRKTRRVIRMLVSIVGSFAICWGPFFVIQVVKTAYIPTVMIQLLAHVNCAVNPIIYALLSEKFRDNLRCCSACIKLRQRRSRMSLLNTANTEEVDMRTRSSSINARQHATWGRHRTSQPHTANPNLSDIHVSTFSTGEIPPIIDSFRSSYPKLPAIQPGHMPVYIGPHTGMVKEMNDTPT, from the coding sequence ATGGCGACGACTGGAAAGTACCATTTTGACGAGAGGTTCATCACTTCTGTGGCAACACGATTCAACAAAAGTGTGGAGCAGGTGGAAAAAGACCTTCTGTCGCGATTCAACCTGACATGGCAACCGAAGATTGAGAACCTCCCTGCTTCCTTCACGGTGACGGTCTGTGTTCTCTACGCCATCATTTTCGTCATGTCCCTAATAGGAAACAGTATGGTCATCTACGCCGTAGCGAGTAACCGCAAAATGCGGTCCATAACAAACGTGTTCTTGGTGTCCCTCGCGGTCAGCGATCTCCTCATCACAGTGGTCAGCATGCCGTGGAGCGTGCTGCACGCTCTGGACGACCACGCCTGGAACTTCGGGGACTTCATGTGCCGGGTGCCGCAGTTCGTGCAGGTGGTGTCCGTGACGGCGAGCCTGATGACGCTGACGTGCATCGCCGTGGACAGGTACATCGCCATCCTGCACCCGCTCAACTCCGGCGTGCGCTTCTCCATCCTGCGGGTGTCTCTCACCCTCCTCTCCGTCTGGGTGGTCGCCATCACCTTCGGCATCCCTCTCCTCGTCTTCATCGACATCGTCACGCGAAACAAACGGAGTCCCATCCCAAACCCTCACAATATAGAACTCTTCAAGCTCATATATTACGAGATTGAATGGAAGGTCTGTACCGAAGCTTGGCCCAACCCGAATGACCATTTCGTCTATTCGATGTGCTTTCTGATCGTACTGTACACGATGCCGCTAGTCGTCATGACCTGTCTGTACGGTCGCGTCGCCCACTATCTCTGGGTACGGCAGCCTATCGGAGACAACTTGGCGCAGCCCCGGAACGCTGTTGCTTGGGAGCAGTCCCGGAAAACCAGGCGGGTCATCCGCATGTTGGTGTCCATCGTCGGGTCCTTCGCCATCTGCTGGGGTCCGTTCTTCGTCATCCAGGTGGTGAAGACGGCGTACATCCCCACCGTGATGATCCAGCTCCTCGCGCACGTCAACTGCGCCGTCAACCCCATCATCTACGCGCTGCTGAGCGAGAAGTTCCGCGACAACCTGCGGTGCTGCTCGGCCTGTATCAAACTCAGGCAGCGCCGCAGTCGCATGAGCCTCCTCAACACCGCCAACACCGAGGAAGTCGACATGAGGACGCGCTCTTCCTCCATCAACGCCAGGCAACACGCGACGTGGGGGCGACACAGGACCTCCCAGCCGCACACAGCCAACCCTAATCTCAGCGACATCCACGTGTCCACGTTCTCGACAGGTGAGATCCCGCCGATCATCGACTCCTTTAGGTCCAGTTACCCGAAGCTGCCGGCCATTCAGCCCGGACATATGCCCGTGTACATCGGGCCTCACACAGGCATGGTCAAGGAGATGAACGACACGCCAACATAA
- the LOC118410724 gene encoding IgGFc-binding protein-like: MAYVRLAVSVLALVSLSWCSSAARDNKGTEFILTFPENLHRQNLNPKLFIACPHPGGATVEITLPSTGYNTRERATYGRVTEVEVDRAAVELVGSRKSDKSVHVTSDVEIVVYGVFAEKFSSDAYLALPTDVLRTEYFASCAGTPSDRPDRPAEFGVVGVHDGTTVTIVPSQAVTFDGQNYAAGQTFSVGLDRFETLQVQATEDLTGSKITADQPVAVLSGNMFAICMPMNEPQLGSGDHIVEMIPPVDTWGKEFVTVPLTKRTGGDLFRVVAARNNTQVDVTNKNTMTLNAGEFWEIDVPSDEYRHVTSSEPVLLVQYSKSNDADDTQTDPFMMIIPPVAQFETEYTFSTVELFSTFSRRTHHINLVISSANKAGLRLDGQQLPSNTVWHDVPGTDYAAAQLDIPEGTHTVKHISPIVTIGLLSYGFVTPESYGYPGGLRLSRIAASCSTTTPVPADRVDNDCDGRVDEELLNGIDDDGDGLIDEDLAIGNCADNRDQYRTCLLQRCRNLGP, from the exons ATGGCGTATGTGCGCTTAGCCGTGTCTGTGTTGGCCCTGGTTTCCTTATCTTGGTGCAGTTCAG CTGCCCGAGACAACAAAGGTACGGAGTTTATCCTGACATTTCCGGAGAACCTACATAGACAAAATCTCAACCCAAAACTGTTCATCGCCTGTCCACATCCTGGTGGTGCTACAGTTGAGATCACTCTTCCTTCTACTGGCTACAACACAAGAGAGCGGGCGACTTATGGCAGG GTGACGGAGGTGGAAGTTGACCGTGCGGCCGTGGAGCTCGTCGGCAGTCGAAAGAGTGACAAATCGGTTCACGTCACGTCCGATGTGGAGATCGTGGTGTACGGGGTGTTCGCCGAGAAATTTTCCAGTGACGCGTACCTGGCTCTACCCACCGACGTACTGAGGACCGAGTACTTTGCCTCGTGTGCGGGTACTCCGAGCGATAGGCCCGATAGGCCTGCTG AGTTCGGAGTAGTCGGTGTCCATGACGGGACGACCGTCACTATTGTCCCCAGCCAAGCCGTGACGTTCGATGGACAAAACTACGCCGCAGGACAGACGTTTTCTGTGGGGCTGGACCGATTTGAAACACTTCAG GTACAGGCGACTGAGGACCTGACCGGTTCAAAGATCACGGCTGACCAGCCAGTGGCCGTGCTGAGCGGAAACATGTTTGCTATCTGCATGCCTATGAACGAGCCACAGTTGGGCAGTGGGGACCACATAGTAGAGATGATCCCACCTGTGGACACATGGGGGAAGGAGTTCGTCACCGTGCCGCTGACCAAGCGTACCGGTGGTGACCTCTTCCGTGTTGTTGCCGCCCGAAACAACACACAG GTCGATGTTACCAATAAAAACACGATGACTCTGAACGCTGGGGAATTCTGGGAGATTGATGTTCCATCTGATGAGTACAGACACGTGACCAGCAGCGAGCCTGTTTTGTTGGTGCAGTACAG CAAAAGTAATGATGCTGACGATACGCAAACTGATCCGTTCATGATGATCATCCCGCCCGTCGCGCAGTTCGAAACAGAGTACACGTTTTCTACCGTGGAACTTTTCAGCACATTCTCCAGACGTACTCATCACATCAACCTGGTCATCAG CTCGGCTAACAAAGCTGGTCTCCGATTGGATGGGCAACAGTTGCCTAGCAACACCGTCTGGCATGACGTACCTGGGACCGACTACGCAGCCGCACAACTGGATATTCCTGAAGGCACCCACACAGTTAAACATATTTCTCCGATTGTGACAATCGGTTTGCTCAG TTATGGTTTTGTCACACCTGAGTCGTACGGCTATCCCGGTGGCCTCCGGCTGTCCCGGATCGCCGCCTCGTGCAGCACCACCACCCCCGTCCCCGCCGACCGTGTGGACAACGACTGTGACGGACGTGTGGACGAAGAGCTGCTGAACGGCATTGATGATGACGGCGACGGACTGATCGACGAAGATTTAGCTATCG GTAACTGCGCTGACAACAGGGACCAGTACAGGACGTGTCTGCTACAGCGCTGCAGGAATCTGGGTCCATAA
- the LOC118410761 gene encoding IgGFc-binding protein-like yields MTRMVLSLVVLSTCICCLPAARDNKGTEFILTFPENVNRIQHNPKLFISCPHHSGATVTITTPSNGVSTTVQVTYGQVKQVELDRVAVELRGSVKSDKAVHVTSDVEIVVYGIFAERRSTDAFLALPTDVLGTEYFTPCTSVRGAMPAEFGVVGVHDGTTVTIVPSQPVTFDGQNYAAGQTFSVGLDRFETLQVQATEDLTGSEITADQPVAVLSGNMFASCKPIGQEQGGSGDHIVEMIPPVDTWGKEFVTVPLTKLTGGDLFRVVAARDNTLVAVTNEGTNTLNAGEFWEFDVPSDEYRHVTSSEPVLLVQYSKSKQSDSGDPFMMVIPPVAQFETEYTFATVELIYDQKETTHHVNLIIRSSNKAGLLLDGQRLPSDTVWHDVPGTDYVAAQLDISAGTHTARHLSPNVNIGLFSYGFTHTESYGYPGGLRLSRIAASCSTTTPVPADRVDNDCDGRVDEELLNGIDDDGDGLIDEDMAIGNCADNRDQYRTCLQNRCRNLVP; encoded by the exons ATGACGCGTATGGTTCTGTCTCTGGTGGTCCTGTCAACCTGTATCTGCTGCCTTCCAG CTGCTCGAGACAACAAGGGCACTGAGTTCATCCTAACATTTCCGGAAAACGTCAACAGAATCCAACACAACCCCAAACTGTTCATCTCCTGTCCACATCACAGCGGGGCGACTGTTACTATCACTACACCTTCTAATGGCGTCAGTACCACAGTACAGGTGACTTATGGACAG GTGAAGCAGGTGGAATTGGATCGTGTAGCTGTGGAACTCCGCGGCAGTGTTAAGAGCGACAAGGCCGTTCACGTCACGTCTGATGTGGAGATCGTGGTGTACGGAATATTTGCAGAAAGAAGGAGTACTGACGCCTTCCTGGCCCTCCCCACTGACGTGTTGGGGACCGAGTACTTCACACCTTGTACAAGCGTCAGAGGGGCCATGCCTGCAG AGTTCGGAGTGGTCGGTGTCCATGACGGGACGACCGTCACCATTGTCCCCAGCCAACCCGTGACGTTCGACGGACAAAACTACGCCGCAGGACAGACGTTCTCTGTGGGACTGGACCGGTTTGAGACACTTCAG GTACAGGCGACTGAGGACCTGACCGGTTCAGAGATCACGGCTGACCAGCCAGTAGCCGTGCTGAGCGGAAACATGTTTGCTAGCTGTAAGCCTATTGGGCAGGAACAGGGAGGGAGTGGTGACCACATAGTGGAGATGATCCCACCCGTGGACACCTGGGGGAAGGAGTTCGTCACCGTGCCGCTGACCAAGCTCACAGGCGGCGACCTGTTCCGTGTAGTAGCCGCCAGGGACAATACACTG GTCGCCGTTACCAATGAGGGCACAAATACTTTAAATGCCGGGGAATTCTGGGAGtttgatgttccatctgacgagTACAGACACGTGACCAGCAGCGAGCCAGTCTTGTTGGTTCAGTACAG TAAATCTAAACAGTCTGACTCAGGGGACCCGTTCATGATGGTCATCCCGCCTGTGGCCCAGTTCGAGACAGAGTACACCTTTGCTACGGTTGAGCTCATTTATGACCAGAAGGAAACCACTCATCACGTCAACTTAATCATAAG GTCGTCTAACAAAGCTGGTCTCCTATTGGATGGACAGCGGTTGCCTAGCGACACCGTCTGGCATGACGTACCTGGGACCGACTACGTAGCCGCACAACTGGATATTTCTGCAGGCACCCACACAGCGAGACACCTATCTCCAAATGTTAACATCGGTCTATTTAG TTATGGCTTCACTCACACAGAGTCGTATGGCTATCCCGGTGGCCTCCGGCTGTCCCGGATCGCCGCCTCGTGCAGCACCACCACCCCCGTCCCCGCCGACCGTGTGGACAACGACTGTGACGGACGTGTGGACGAAGAGCTGCTGAACGGCATTGATGATGACGGCGACGGTCTGATCGATGAAGACATGGCGATCG GTAACTGTGCTGACAACAGGGACCAGTACAGGACGTGCCTACAGAACCGGTGCAGGAACCTGGTGCCTTAA
- the LOC118410762 gene encoding IgGFc-binding protein-like isoform X2, which translates to MATHPVAVLSGNMFASVGSDRGTGDYVVGMIPPVDTWGKEFVTVPLTKHTAGDIFRVIAARDNTQVNITNENTKTLNAAEFSELDVPSDEYRHVASSEPILLVQYSKTGSIDQTETDPFMMVIPPVTQFDTEYTFATVDLLSDRTEPTHHINLVVSSQKKSGLRLDGVQLPSNTVWHDVPGTDYAVAQLDIPAGTHTVRHLSPIVTVGLFSYGFVYPESYGYPGGLRLSRIAASCSTTTPVPADRVDNDCDGRVDEELLNGIDDDGDGLIDEDVANSNCAGNRDQYRTCLQNRCRNLVP; encoded by the exons ATGGCTACCCATCCAGTGGCCGTTCTGAGCGGAAACATGTTTGCTTCGGTAGGAAGTGATCGGGGCACTGGAGACTACGTGGTAGGGATGATCCCACCCGTGGACACCTGGGGGAAGGAGTTCGTTACCGTGCCGCTCACAAAGCACACGGCTGGCGATATATTCCGTGTTATAGCCGCCAGAGACAACACGCAG GTCAATATCACCAATGAGAACACGAAGACTCTGAACGCTGCGGAGTTCAGCGAGCTTGATGTCCCATCTGACGAGTACAGACACGTGGCCTCCAGCGAGCCTATCTTGTTGGTCCAGTACAG TAAGACTGGTTCGATCGACCAAACAGAAACCGACCCGTTTATGATGGTCATCCCGCCTGTGACCCAGTTTGATACGGAGTACACCTTCGCCACTGTTGACCTTCTTAGTGACAGGACCGAGCCCACTCATCATATCAACCTGGTCGTCAG CTCGCAAAAAAAGTCTGGTCTCCGATTGGATGGTGTGCAGTTGCCTAGCAACACCGTCTGGCATGACGTACCTGGAACCGACTACGCAGTCGCACAACTGGATATTCCTGCAGGCACCCACACAGTTCGGCATCTGTCTCCCATCGTGACCGTTGGTCTGTTTAG CTATGGATTTGTATACCCAGAGTCTTACGGCTATCCCGGTGGCCTCCGACTGTCCCGGATCGCTGCCTCGTGCAGCACCACCACCCCCGTCCCCGCCGACCGTGTGGACAACGACTGTGACGGACGTGTGGACGAAGAGCTGCTGAACGGCATTGATGATGACGGCGACGGACTGATCGACGAGGACGTGGCTAATA GTAACTGCGCTGGAAACAGGGACCAGTACAGAACGTGCCTACAGAACCGGTGCAGGAACCTGGTGCCTTGA
- the LOC118410762 gene encoding IgGFc-binding protein-like isoform X1: MATHPVAVLSGNMFASVGSDRGTGDYVVGMIPPVDTWGKEFVTVPLTKHTAGDIFRVIAARDNTQVNITNENTKTLNAAEFSELDVPSDEYRHVASSEPILLVQYSKTGSIDQTETDPFMMVIPPVTQFDTEYTFATVDLLSDRTEPTHHINLVVSSQKKSGLRLDGVQLPSNTVWHDVPGTDYAVAQLDIPAGTHTVRHLSPIVTVGLFSYGFVYPESYGYPGGLRLSRIAASCSTTTPVPADRVDNDCDGRVDEELLNGIDDDGDGLIDEDVANSNCAGNRDQYRTCLQNRCRNLLP, from the exons ATGGCTACCCATCCAGTGGCCGTTCTGAGCGGAAACATGTTTGCTTCGGTAGGAAGTGATCGGGGCACTGGAGACTACGTGGTAGGGATGATCCCACCCGTGGACACCTGGGGGAAGGAGTTCGTTACCGTGCCGCTCACAAAGCACACGGCTGGCGATATATTCCGTGTTATAGCCGCCAGAGACAACACGCAG GTCAATATCACCAATGAGAACACGAAGACTCTGAACGCTGCGGAGTTCAGCGAGCTTGATGTCCCATCTGACGAGTACAGACACGTGGCCTCCAGCGAGCCTATCTTGTTGGTCCAGTACAG TAAGACTGGTTCGATCGACCAAACAGAAACCGACCCGTTTATGATGGTCATCCCGCCTGTGACCCAGTTTGATACGGAGTACACCTTCGCCACTGTTGACCTTCTTAGTGACAGGACCGAGCCCACTCATCATATCAACCTGGTCGTCAG CTCGCAAAAAAAGTCTGGTCTCCGATTGGATGGTGTGCAGTTGCCTAGCAACACCGTCTGGCATGACGTACCTGGAACCGACTACGCAGTCGCACAACTGGATATTCCTGCAGGCACCCACACAGTTCGGCATCTGTCTCCCATCGTGACCGTTGGTCTGTTTAG CTATGGATTTGTATACCCAGAGTCTTACGGCTATCCCGGTGGCCTCCGACTGTCCCGGATCGCTGCCTCGTGCAGCACCACCACCCCCGTCCCCGCCGACCGTGTGGACAACGACTGTGACGGACGTGTGGACGAAGAGCTGCTGAACGGCATTGATGATGACGGCGACGGACTGATCGACGAGGACGTGGCTAATA GTAACTGCGCTGGAAACAGGGACCAGTACAGGACGTGCCTACAGAACCGGTGCAGGAACCTGCTGCCTTAG
- the LOC118411796 gene encoding IgGFc-binding protein-like, protein MPSQFGVVGVHDGTTVTITPSQDVEFGSQNYRTGQPFSARLDRFETLQVQATEDLTGSKITADQPVAVLSGNVFAYCKPMDEHQSGTGDHLVQMIPPVDTWGKEFVTVPLTKHRRGDLFRVIAARDNTQVVVTNENTKTLNAGEFWEIDIPSDEYRHVTSSEPVLLVQYSKTGAVDSTATDPFMMIIPSVAQFEAEYAFSTVDLLSDPSRTTHHINLVTR, encoded by the exons AGTTCGGAGTAGTCGGTGTTCACGACGGGACAACCGTCACCATTACCCCCAGCCAAGACGTTGAATTCGGAAGTCAAAACTATCGCACAGGGCAGCCGTTCTCTGCGAGACTGGACCGGTTTGAGACACTTCAG GTACAGGCGACTGAGGACCTGACCGGTTCAAAGATCACGGCTGACCAGCCAGTGGCCGTGCTGAGCGGAAATGTGTTCGCTTACTGCAAGCCTATGGACGAGCATCAGTCAGGGACCGGAGACCACCTGGTGCAGATGATCCCACCTGTGGACACCTGGGGGAAGGAGTTCGTCACCGTGCCGCTGACCAAACACAGAAGAGGTGACCTCTTCCGTGTCATTGCTGCCAGAGACAATACGCAG GTCGTCGTTACCAACGAGAACACGAAGACTCTGAACGCTGGGGAATTCTGGGAGATTGATATTCCATCTGACGAGTACAGACACGTGACCAGCAGCGAGCCTGTCTTGTTGGTGCAGTACAG TAAGACCGGCGCGGTTGACAGCACGGCAACTGACCCGTTCATGATGATCATCCCTTCTGTGGCCCAGTTCGAGGCAGAGTACGCGTTTTCTACAGTTGACCTTCTTTCTGACCCCTCAAGAACAACTCATCACATCAACCTTGTCACCAGGTAA